Proteins encoded together in one Coffea arabica cultivar ET-39 chromosome 2c, Coffea Arabica ET-39 HiFi, whole genome shotgun sequence window:
- the LOC113724010 gene encoding abscisate beta-glucosyltransferase-like, with protein sequence MQLSLKNQSEETSNLGTTSNSSLSNPADDAGLSTTDMSAPPLTDTFVLQEPLKQLIKDYAPDCIVADAFHRWVPCCEYSLRWHSAHTEVSFDSEPFRIPGLPAKIELTRSRLPPAFLRMGNGVPAKMMIAKQNSFGQVINSFYGLEPAYVDHCRNAMRKKIWLVGPVSLCNNNLEDKVLKIGIAVGSEEWASWQLERKMVVGREKVEASVLRLMSDGDDEEEGERISEDA encoded by the exons ATGCAGCTGTCTTTGAAAAATCAATCAGAAGAGACCAGCAATCTGGGCACGACATCAAACTCCTCACTTTCAAACCCTGCAGATGATGCCGGCCTCAGCACAACAGACATGTCTGCCCCGCCGCTCACTGACACCTTCGTTCTCCAAGAACCcctcaaacaactcatcaaagACTACGCCCCGGACTGCATTGTCGCCGATGCCTTCCACCGTTGGGTGCC CTGTTGTGAATATAGTCTCAGATGGCATTCGGCTCATACAGAAGTCAGCTTTGATTCTGAGCCCTTTCGAATTCCGGGTCTTCCTGCTAAGATAGAACTGACTAGGTCTCGGCTTCCGCCCGCCTTTCTCCGAATGGGGAATGGAGTTCCAGCTAAGATGATGATAGCAAAGCAGAACAGTTTTGGACAAGTTATTAATAGTTTCTATGGTCTAGAACCAGCTTATGTTGATCATTGTAGAAATGCAATGCGAAAGAAAATTTGGCTTGTTGGACCCGTTTCTTTATGCAACAACAATCTCGAAGACAAG GTGTTGAAGATTGGAATAGCAGTTGGGAGTGAGGAATGGGCGTCGTGGCAATTGGAGAGGAAGATGGTGGTGGGGAGGGAGAAAGTGGAGGCATCTGTGTTAAGGCTGATGAGTGATGGTGACGATGAGGAAGAGGGTGAAAGAATTAGTGAAGATGCGTAA
- the LOC113726455 gene encoding protein IRX15-LIKE-like: MKSSSAKLILVHPSSLHKQGVAIAASHRLWLLLFLSLVALAFTLTLITTKDAMTAAAANAASASATVKAPLPRPVFDALLHYASVNYSAVGSRFSASELAAVAAVLRRCNSNAAPCNLLVFGLTHETLLWNSLNYKGRTVIVGDNDYFVTRLEQRHPEIEAYDVQFTTKVSELYELLEYSKEQLKNECRPVQNLLFSDCKLAINDLPNQIYDVAWDVILIDGPFGFLPTAPGRMSAIFTAGVLARSKKASAGKTDVFVHECNREVERVCSEEFLCRENLVETIDALGHFQVGETEANKRFQFCSDSGSIASSSSSPSSKKNRADS, from the coding sequence ATGAAGAGCAGCAGCGCTAAGCTCATTCTCGTTCATCCATCTTCCCTGCACAAACAAGGAGTAGCCATAGCTGCCTCCCACCGCCTCTGGCTCCTCCTTTTCCTCTCTCTCGTCGCTTTAGCCTTTACCCTTACCCTCATCACCACCAAAGACGCCATGACCGCCGCCGCAGCAAATGCCGCGTCCGCCTCAGCCACCGTAAAAGCCCCCTTGCCCAGGCCGGTATTCGACGCCCTCCTCCACTACGCCTCCGTAAACTACTCCGCCGTCGGTTCCCGCTTCTCCGCCTCGGAGCTCGCCGCCGTCGCAGCCGTCCTCCGCCGGTGCAACTCCAACGCCGCCCCCTGTAACTTGCTCGTTTTCGGGCTCACCCACGAGACCCTCCTCTGGAACTCTCTCAACTACAAAGGCAGAACTGTGATCGTGGGCGATAACGATTACTTCGTGACCAGGCTGGAACAGAGGCACCCGGAGATCGAAGCGTACGACGTTCAGTTCACGACGAAGGTGAGCGAACTGTACGAATTGCTGGAGTACTCGAAAGAGCAGCTGAAAAATGAGTGCCGGCCCGTACAGAATCTTCTCTTCTCGGACTGTAAGCTGGCGATCAACGatcttccaaaccaaatatacgACGTCGCGTGGGACGTGATTTTGATAGATGGGCCGTTCGGGTTTCTGCCGACGGCTCCGGGGAGGATGTCGGCGATATTCACAGCCGGAGTTTTGGCCAGGAGTAAGAAGGCCAGCGCTGGAAAGACGGATGTGTTCGTGCATGAATGTAATAGAGAAGTGGAAAGGGTTTGCAGCGAAGAGTTTCTGTGCAGGGAAAATTTGGTGGAAACAATTGATGCGCTGGGCCACTTTCAGGTGGGGGAAACGGAGGCCAATAAAAGGTTTCAATTTTGTTCGGATTCGGGTTCAATAGCGTCGTCTTCTTCTTCGCCTTCGTCCAAGAAGAACAGGGCAGATAGCTGA
- the LOC113726454 gene encoding scopoletin glucosyltransferase-like, which translates to MVHQLHVFFFPFFAHGHMLPTLDMAKVFSSRGAKATVITTPLHAPVFNKAIEKCKQLGFDISIRVVKFPAVEAGLPEGTESADQLISDDMLPNFFLATRLLQEPVEQLLQECRPHCLVADFFFPWATDSAAKYGIPRLLFHGSSSFAMSASESVWRNKPYRNVSSDDEPFVIPDLPHDIYITRGQVSTYERQEVENEFTKMLEQVKESELRSYGVIVNSFYELEPDYAEHYTKKLGRRAWHVGPFVLINKEAEDKAERGKKSAIDQLQCLEWLDKQKPNSVVYVCFGSMSNFNAAQLHEIAKGLEASGQQFIWVVRNCVDEEDSKRWFPEGFEERTKETGLIIKGWAPQLLILGHEAVGAFVTHCGWNSTLEGVSCGVPMVTWPLFAEQFFNEKLLTNVLKIGVGVGAQQWSRRTTQIISAEALTKAVDRIMDGEEALNIRGRAKALKEKARKALEEGGSSYSDFNTLVEELSTYHHASKKPSLSEGANILT; encoded by the coding sequence ATGGTTCACCAGCTGCATGTATTCTTCTTCCCCTTCTTTGCTCATGGCCATATGCTACCAACCTTAGACATGGCCAAAGTCTTTAGTTCTCGCGGGGCCAAAGCCACCGTCATCACCACTCCTCTGCATGCCCCAGTTTTTAACAAAGCGATAGAGAAATGTAAACAGCTGGGGTTCGACATATCCATTCGTGTTGTCAAATTCCCAGCCGTGGAAGCTGGCTTGCCGGAAGGAACAGAGAGCGCTGACCAATTGATATCCGATGACATGCTCCCCAATTTCTTCTTGGCAACCCGCCTGCTCCAAGAACCCGTGGAGCAACTCTTGCAAGAATGCCGCCCGCATTGCCTCGTTGCCGACTTTTTCTTCCCCTGGGCAACTGATTCTGCGGCCAAATATGGCATCCCAAGATTGCTTTTTCATGGATCGAGTTCTTTTGCAATGTCCGCTTCTGAGAGCGTCTGGCGGAATAAGCCTTACCGGAATGTTTCCTCTGACGATGAGCCCTTTGTTATACCTGATCTTCCTCACGACATTTATATAACCAGAGGACAAGTATCGACCTACGAGCGGCAGGAGGTTGAAAACGAGTTCACAAAGATGCTGGAACAAGTCAAGGAATCAGAATTGAGGAGCTACGGTGTTATTGTCAACAGTTTCTATGAGCTTGAACCTGATTATGCTGAGCACTACACCAAGAAATTGGGAAGAAGGGCTTGGCATGTTGGCCCTTTCGTGCTCATAAACAAGGAAGCTGAAGACAAAGCTGAGAGGGGCAAGAAATCAGCTATTGATCAACTTCAGTGTCTGGAGTGGCTCGATAAGCAAAAACCCAATTCAGTTGTCTACGTCTGTTTTGGGAGCATGTCCAACTTCAACGCTGCTCAATTACATGAAATTGCCAAGGGTCTTGAGGCCTCTGGCCAACAATTCATTTGGGTAGTAAGAAATTGCGTGGACGAGGAAGATAGCAAGAGATGGTTTCCTGAAGGATTCGAGGAGAGAACGAAAGAAACGGGCTTAATTATAAAAGGGTGGGCACCTCAgctcttgattcttgggcacGAAGCTGTGGGAGCATTTGTGACTCACTGTGGATGGAATTCAACTCTGGAGGGCGTATCTTGCGGTGTGCCAATGGTTACATGGCCCTTGTTTGCGGAGCAGTTTTTCAATGAAAAATTGCTGACGAATGTCTTGAAAATTGGTGTTGGCGTCGGGGCTCAGCAATGGAGCAGGCGCACGACTCAAATCATAAGTGCAGAAGCTTTAACCAAGGCAGTGGATCGTATTATGGATGGAGAAGAAGCCCTCAACATCAGAGGTCGAGCAAAAGCCCTAAAAGAAAAAGCTAGGAAGGCACTGGAAGAAGGTGGATCTTCTTATTCTGATTTCAATACTCTCGTGGAAGAACTGAGCACGTACCATCATGCAAGCAAGAAACCAAGTCTAAGCGAGGGGGCAAATATTTTGACTTAA
- the LOC113724011 gene encoding uncharacterized protein At4g06744-like, which produces MGSVSSNVAILLIIFELYTTLLLLHNHLANADPIASKARETLEIIIGGGIGGGGDNPSDAPPPDDGPSCPPPVSPFTFESKRIEIVYPVIQRLKAKITCDPLGITKSWVGPDICNKYQGFRCATVPDYGVKALADVQFNGYNFSGPDLTLEGFIDELPDLSIFHGNSNKFAGNIPKKLSTIRYLFELDLSNNNFNGQFPYEVLGATKLTFLDLRFNSFSGAVPPQVFTLDLDVLFINNNNFVQRLPDNLGSLPVLFLTLANNKLTGPIPSSIGKASKTLDEVIFLNNQLTGCLPCEIGLLNKATVFDVSRNLLTGPIPWSFACLAKMEILNLAKNQFFGVVPDPICQLPNLESFDLSSNYFTGVGPECWKLIQRKVLDVTMNCIPGLPNQRSKAECDAFFCKPRSCSNQGSLTWVPCSSKYSQPATSTSPGGRAGISYKALKPHRL; this is translated from the coding sequence ATGGGCAGCGTTTCCTCCAATGTTGCCATTCTACTCATTATTTTTGAACTCTACACAACATTACTATTATTGCACAATCATTTAGCTAACGCCGATCCAATTGCTAGCAAAGCCAGAGAAACTTTAGAAATAATTATAGGCGGGGGAATAGGGGGTGGTGGTGACAATCCATCGGATGCTCCACCTCCTGATGATGGCCCAAGCTGCCCACCACCGGTTTCTCCCTTCACATTTGAGAGCAAACGCATCGAAATCGTCTACCCGGTGATCCAAAGACTGAAGGCCAAAATCACATGCGACCCTCTTGGCATAACAAAATCTTGGGTTGGCCCTGATATTTGCAACAAGTATCAAGGCTTCCGCTGTGCCACTGTGCCTGACTACGGAGTGAAGGCACTGGCAGATGTACAATTCAACGGCTACAATTTCAGCGGCCCTGACCTCACCCTTGAAGGCTTCATTGACGAGTTACCGGACCTCAGCATCTTCCACGGCAATTCCAATAAATTCGCCGGAAACATCCCAAAGAAATTATCAACCATCAGATACTTGTTCGAACTAGACCTCAGCAACAACAATTTCAACGGTCAGTTCCCTTATGAAGTTCTTGGCGCTACCAAGCTGACTTTCCTGGACCTCAGGTTCAACTCATTTTCTGGAGCGGTTCCACCTCAAGTATTCACCCTAGACCTCGACGTTCTcttcatcaacaacaacaacttCGTGCAAAGGCTTCCGGATAACCTCGGCTCGCTACCGGTTCTCTTTTTAACTCTAGCCAATAACAAGCTCACCGGTCCAATTCCTTCCAGCATCGGCAAAGCATCCAAAACCTTAGATGAAGTTATCTTCTTGAACAACCAACTCACTGGCTGTCTCCCGTGCGAAATCGGGCTTCTAAACAAGGCCACGGTTTTCGACGTGAGCAGGAACCTGTTAACCGGTCCAATACCGTGGTCCTTTGCGTGCCTGGCaaaaatggagattttaaaCCTGGCCAAGAATCAGTTCTTTGGGGTCGTTCCCGATCCAATATGTCAGCTGCCGAATTTGGAAAGTTTTGACTTGTCCTCCAATTATTTCACTGGGGTTGGCCCGGAGTGTTGGAAGCTGATTCAGAGGAAAGTGCTGGATGTTACCATGAATTGCATTCCAGGACTTCCCAACCAAAGATCCAAAGCTGAATGTGATGCATTCTTCTGCAAGCCCAGAAGCTGCAGCAACCAGGGGTCCTTGACTTGGGTTCCTTGCAGTAGTAAATACTCTCAACCGGCGACTAGTACTTCTCCGGGCGGACGAGCAGGCATTTCTTACAAAGCCCTGAAGCCGCATCGGCTGTAA